Proteins co-encoded in one Inmirania thermothiophila genomic window:
- the amaB gene encoding L-piperidine-6-carboxylate dehydrogenase, with product MDIDHLIAALGLGDRLGGEGLAVRTPIDGSVIAHVAETSEAAYDAAVARAVAAFETWRRVPAPRRGELVRRLGELLRAHKEALGRLVSIETGKILEEGLGEVQEMIDICDFAVGLSRQLHGLTIASERPEHRMSELWHPLGPVGVITAFNFPVAVWSWNAALALVCGDPVVWKPSERTPLTALACEALARRAAEGLEEAPEGLVQVVIGGRALAERMADDGRLPLVSATGSCAMGRALGPRIAARFGRALLELGGNNAAVVTPSADLDLAVRAVLFSAVGTAGQRCTTTRRLIVHESVREEMLSRLRSAYAQVRIGNPLEPGTLMGPLVSREAYEAMEAALARALAEGGAVDGGGRVLAERYPEAWYVRPALVEMPAQTEIVRTETFAPILYVLTYRELEEAIALNNAVPQGLSSAIFTTDLREAEAFTGPAGSDCGIVNVNTGTSGAEIGGAFGGEKETGGGRESGSDAWKAYMRRVTSTVNYGRGLPLAQGIRFGD from the coding sequence ATGGACATCGACCACCTCATCGCCGCCCTCGGCCTCGGCGACCGCCTCGGGGGCGAGGGCCTCGCCGTGCGCACCCCCATCGACGGCAGCGTCATCGCCCACGTCGCGGAGACCTCGGAGGCGGCCTACGACGCCGCGGTGGCGCGCGCGGTCGCCGCCTTCGAGACCTGGCGGCGGGTCCCGGCGCCGCGGCGCGGCGAGCTCGTGCGCCGCCTCGGCGAGCTGCTGCGCGCCCACAAGGAGGCCCTCGGGCGGCTGGTCAGCATCGAGACCGGCAAGATCCTCGAGGAGGGCCTCGGCGAGGTCCAGGAGATGATCGACATCTGCGACTTCGCGGTGGGCCTCTCGCGCCAGCTCCACGGCCTCACCATCGCCTCGGAGCGGCCGGAGCACCGCATGAGCGAGCTCTGGCACCCGCTGGGGCCGGTGGGGGTGATCACCGCCTTCAACTTCCCGGTGGCGGTGTGGTCCTGGAACGCGGCGCTGGCCCTGGTCTGCGGCGACCCGGTGGTGTGGAAGCCCTCGGAGCGCACGCCGCTGACCGCGCTCGCCTGCGAGGCCCTGGCGCGGCGCGCCGCCGAGGGCCTGGAGGAGGCCCCGGAGGGGCTGGTGCAGGTGGTGATCGGCGGGCGCGCGCTGGCCGAGCGCATGGCCGACGATGGGCGCCTGCCCCTGGTGAGCGCCACCGGAAGCTGCGCCATGGGCCGGGCGCTGGGGCCGCGCATCGCCGCCCGCTTCGGCCGCGCCCTGCTCGAGCTCGGCGGCAACAACGCCGCCGTCGTCACCCCCAGCGCCGACCTCGATCTCGCCGTGCGCGCGGTCCTCTTCAGCGCCGTGGGCACCGCCGGCCAGCGCTGCACCACCACCCGCCGGCTCATCGTCCACGAGTCCGTCCGCGAGGAGATGCTCTCGCGCCTGCGCTCGGCCTACGCCCAGGTCCGCATCGGCAACCCCCTCGAGCCCGGCACCCTCATGGGGCCGCTGGTCTCGCGCGAGGCCTACGAGGCCATGGAGGCGGCGCTGGCGCGGGCCCTCGCCGAAGGCGGCGCCGTCGACGGCGGCGGGCGCGTCCTCGCCGAGCGCTATCCCGAGGCCTGGTACGTGCGCCCCGCCCTGGTGGAGATGCCGGCCCAGACCGAGATCGTGCGCACGGAGACCTTCGCCCCCATCCTCTACGTCCTCACCTACCGCGAGCTGGAGGAGGCCATCGCCCTCAACAACGCCGTCCCGCAGGGGCTGTCCTCGGCCATCTTCACCACCGACCTGCGCGAGGCCGAGGCCTTCACCGGGCCGGCCGGCAGCGACTGCGGCATCGTCAACGTCAACACCGGCACCTCCGGGGCCGAGATCGGGGGCGCCTTCGGCGGCGAGAAGGAGACCGGCGGCGGGCGCGAGTCCGGCTCCGACGCCTGGAAGGCCTACATGCGCCGGGTCACCTCCACCGTCAACTACGGGCGCGGCCTGCCGCTGGCCCAGGGCATCCGCTTCGGCGACTGA
- a CDS encoding TrpB-like pyridoxal phosphate-dependent enzyme, which produces MSQIKILLDEHEIPTHWYNVVADMPNPPAPPLGPDGKPVGPEQLGAIFPPQLIEQEVSAERWIPIPEPVREAYRLWRPSPLYRARRLEEALGTPARIYYKYEGVSPAGSHKPNTALPQAYYNREAGVHRLTTETGAGQWGSSLALAGRLFGVDVRVYMVRVSYEQKPYRRSMMQTWGAEVLASPTDRTEAGRKVLAEHPDSPGSLGIAISEAVEEAATRDDTNYALGSVLNHVLLHQTVIGLEAKKQLEKAGEYPDAIFAACGGGSNFGGIAFPFLADKAAGREVRLVAVEPTSCPTLTRGHYAYDFGDTVGLTPLLRMYTLGHDFVPPAIHAGGLRYHGDSPLVSQLHAEGIVEAVAVPQVATFEAGVLFARCEGIIPAPESSHAIRACIDEALRCKETGEAKTLLFNLSGHGHFDMAAYDKYFSGELEDYEYPQEAIEAALERLPKVG; this is translated from the coding sequence ATGTCCCAGATCAAGATCCTCCTAGACGAGCACGAGATCCCCACCCACTGGTACAACGTCGTCGCCGACATGCCGAACCCGCCGGCGCCGCCGCTGGGCCCGGACGGCAAGCCGGTGGGTCCGGAGCAGCTCGGCGCCATCTTCCCGCCCCAGCTCATCGAGCAGGAGGTCAGCGCCGAGCGCTGGATCCCGATCCCCGAGCCCGTGCGCGAGGCCTACCGGCTGTGGCGGCCGAGCCCGCTCTACCGCGCCCGCCGCCTGGAGGAGGCGCTGGGGACCCCGGCCCGGATCTACTACAAGTACGAGGGCGTCAGCCCCGCCGGCTCGCACAAGCCCAACACCGCCCTGCCCCAGGCCTACTACAACCGCGAGGCCGGCGTCCACCGCCTCACCACCGAGACCGGGGCCGGCCAGTGGGGCTCGTCGCTGGCGCTGGCCGGCCGCCTCTTCGGCGTCGACGTGCGCGTCTACATGGTGCGCGTCAGCTACGAGCAGAAGCCCTACCGCCGCTCCATGATGCAGACCTGGGGCGCCGAGGTGCTGGCGAGCCCCACCGACCGCACCGAGGCCGGGCGCAAGGTGCTCGCCGAGCACCCCGACTCCCCGGGATCCCTCGGCATCGCCATCTCGGAGGCGGTGGAGGAGGCGGCGACCCGCGACGACACCAACTACGCCCTCGGCTCCGTGCTCAACCACGTGCTGCTGCACCAGACCGTGATCGGGCTCGAGGCGAAGAAGCAGCTGGAGAAGGCGGGCGAGTACCCGGACGCGATCTTCGCCGCCTGCGGCGGCGGCTCCAACTTCGGCGGCATCGCCTTCCCCTTCCTCGCCGACAAGGCCGCGGGCCGCGAGGTGCGCCTGGTGGCGGTGGAGCCCACCTCCTGTCCGACCCTGACCCGCGGCCACTACGCCTACGACTTCGGCGACACCGTGGGGCTGACGCCGCTGCTGCGCATGTACACCCTCGGCCACGACTTCGTGCCGCCGGCCATCCACGCCGGCGGCCTGCGCTACCACGGCGACTCGCCCCTGGTCTCGCAGCTCCACGCCGAGGGCATCGTCGAGGCGGTGGCGGTGCCGCAGGTGGCCACCTTCGAGGCCGGCGTCCTCTTCGCCCGCTGCGAGGGCATCATCCCCGCGCCGGAGTCGAGCCACGCCATCCGCGCCTGCATCGACGAGGCCCTGCGCTGCAAGGAGACGGGCGAGGCGAAGACGCTGCTCTTCAACCTCTCCGGCCACGGCCACTTCGACATGGCCGCCTACGACAAGTACTTCTCGGGCGAGCTCGAGGACTACGAGTACCCGCAGGAGGCCATCGAGGCCGCG